The sequence below is a genomic window from Lytechinus variegatus isolate NC3 chromosome 3, Lvar_3.0, whole genome shotgun sequence.
CTTAGTCTGATCCATCATCTGATGATAAAGTTTAAGGTCTTCTTCTTTGGCCTTGAGCGTACTCTGTAGAGCAATCTTTAATGCATCATTCTCATCAACCTGGATTGCAAGTCTGTGTAGCAGAAAAGAAGTGGTATTTTAAGatttaatgaaaaagaagatgGAAATAATTACTAAAAATCAGCATGTGAAAGTGTATGTAAAATCTTTTGTTTGGCATCCACTTTAAGttaattaaaaagaatatcACGTAAAGGTGCACATTGCAAAGCaaaacaataatttgccttCATCCATTGTTTTAAGAGACACGTATGCCACCATGAAATTGAGATCACAAAATTATACCAACATGTATTTTCAGGAAAACTATTCGTAGGGACTATAGACTTAAGATTCTAGTATTTAGCAAAGATATAAACCAAATTCAAACTGCAGTGAGGAGGACTGATTAGTCTTTGATGTTgtaagtaaaatatttttaaaaaatactctCATTCATGTCATTTCAGGCACAGTTTCCAACCAGATCTACTCTTGGccataaatatttgtataatataaatTGATGGTTGATCTGGATGGTGGGGTGGAAATTCTGCTATGACATATGAGCATttatattctacatgtatattccttgTAAAGACAACCAATTCAAATAAAGAACTTCAGCACTGATTATCCTGGCTCTACTACACACTGAAATGAATCTTACCTCTGCTGTAATGAGTCAATAGAGTCTTGAGAGATTGGTATGCCATCTTTTAGTAATTCCTCCACCCCTAGTAATCCTGTTGAAGATTTATTCATAATGAGCGCTGAAGATGTTTTTCCACCTGTGTGACAGAATAGATGAATCATGACTGAATAAATATTAGGCATAAGCAAATGATCTTGGCTCCAGTATGAAGTGTTTCTATGGAAAATATGTACATGAAACCAGATCTATCATCTGTCCTAAATTAAATAGTCCTTAacctaattttcatatttttccaaacATAAAACTGTAATACCTTCCTAATACTTAATGTCTTAGGGAAATTAAGTCAGTTTGATTGTCTGAGGAGCAATTATCTCGTTACCCTGTAAGAATGTTTCATTACAACCACGTACAATTcaggaatttatttttaaaaaggggggAACAGACTTCTAAAAAAGATTTCTGACAAGGAGGTGAAAAAAGTTTGTCACTCCCCAAAATTGACAtcacagcagcagcagcaaacaaacatttaaataaaaagggaaaagggaaaaacACACACAGCTGTTGACTGAGTGAGGCATAGTTGTTCCAAATATTTGACTTGGATATGGATCACCATTTAATTAAAACTAAATCAATTAACATGTTTAACTTGACCCACACATTACAGTAACATTTGCATGCATAtaagaatgaaattaatattgaaTTATGATTCTAACCATTCATTTTATTGGTATTGTATTAAAAAAGTGTCACAAATGCAATTATTGACAACTGCCAAATTAAACACAACAAGGCTATAGAAAATCCAAATTGTTACTTTCATTTGCGTAGCGACTTGATGATCATTACAATAGTGAGGATTGGAAACTTAGAGAACATTTTACTGAATATACTGCAAGCATACCTTTTCCACTTTCCATTTTGGCTCTACCAAGTTGTTTTTCTAACCAAACATTCTTCTGTTTCAGCTCATGGAGGTTGTTCTGGGAATCAGCTGCTTTTGTTGCGCTTTCTTCGAGTCTACAGGAAACACACAAATATGCATGCAAGTGAAATAGGTATTAGTAAATTAAATTCTCTAAAGTTTTTTTTGTCACACCTAAGCTTCCTatctaaaagaaaaaggaatggtTTAAAAGACACAATCTTCCTTCACCATTACTTCAGACAGATAGCTATATCCAAATCATCTCGGAAAGGACAGTTTGTCCTATCACTTCCACTAACAGACATTGTATAGTTTAAATATCTTATGTCTATAATTCTCCCTAGGCCCCAATGTTGCCATCTAACATACTTCCAAGAAAtcattgatgttgattggctgtgAAGCATGGTAGTTATGCCATTAGATGGAAATGTTACCATAACAGCCACTTTTATGAGGATTTATGTAGATGTATTCTTTATTCCATCAGTACTATTAAATGTATTGCAAACAATGACTGTATTTCATGTGGAAACATAAAGGCAATCATTGTCATTTATCTCACCTTTTCTGAAGAACAGCAACCAATTCAAGAAgcttctctctctctacatcTGCTGCTTGGCTAAGTGACTGAAGCTCTTGGCACTGTAACTTCAGTGAGTCGATTGCTTCATGGGAATATGATGACGCCAGACTCCTATCATAAACAGTTCATAAATGTCATGAAGTATATTTCTACACTTGCAAAATGTGATGTCATTGAACTCATAGCAGAATTTAGTGCAATGcaggaaaataagaaaattacaaatacccattgaaaatacaaaagaattattgaaatttcaaattaaaatatggaAGAGCTactagggtcaatgaactgttgTAACACCTATGATTGTTGTATTTAAGCCTGAAAAAAAGGGCCATGACATATGCCCCACCATGAATCAATACATGGAGCAATGAATAGTTAACTTCATATCATAATGGCAATAGGAATATAATAATTCCAAAAACTATTTTAACATTCAGatctcaacttttttttttactaaaataagGGAATATTTTTGCTCTAATTAGGAAAGTATCAGTCATTTACATCCAAGTGTGTAAGGTTAATGATgctgaaacaaagcaaaaaattGTCAGAATTCAGATACTTTCCTCTATATTGagtcataattttctttctatctcctCTCAATTCAAAAGCTCCCTATTCATACTGTTATGTATTTGGATGATAAAATATAATTCCTATTTATAGTGTgtgtagtaaaaaaataatgaaagaacaAATCAATACAAAACAAGGCAATTACattgggtaaaaaaaagaagagaatcaGGAATGCTCAAAATTAACCCTTTAACGATTTTGAGGTGTGAGGATTATGGAAATAAGAGGGCTTGATACACAGGTACTTACCCTGTGCTTGCAGGGCGGACAGAGCGCAATGGGGAGCCTCTGGGAGGTAAGTCTGCATCACCGATACTCTGTCTGGAACCGCTACGATTACTCATCTGAGATAACGTGCGTGATCCTTGTCTGTATAGCAAAACCAATTGATCACCATTAAATCACATGACCATAGGAACCTTCACACTCACTTTTGCACAAACAAGGATGTATactatacagtgcatatcaaaaaaagtttacaatttgaaaaagagctgggaattcaaaaatatacaacatgtgggtaattttttcacatataatattggtttgggtctcatctatccaatggaagtaaaagttttgacagaatgttacaattgagtgagcactgtccatttctgtaaagcttgcagaaatctgtttgcgcagaaatgctcgttttcacgctgtgtcaaggagaaagggcaaaatcaaacttaccctgcgaagcatttctcatacatttcccttgcacttttagttaaatgaaataaaacggatacattcaagcattttgtaacaattttgctacccaaattgaaatttcaacatttagtaagcacaacctttacactttttgtgccagctggatctgaggacatacatgtcactgaatctgaacaaaagtttatatcagacatctccagcattttttttaaatgagtttttataatttgaggtgggtttacatttcatttttcatctaatacttgtttctccacacttttcccaagcttgacaatgattaacaaaattaaaaatcaagcctaagccatttcatgtaaatcacatctcagtgtaaagcaaataaggTCTTGATAgcctcagtgtgtgggggagtggggtggggcgcaatgcactcttcaaagtgttttgggcaaggaaacaagttaaaaaggtaaaaatatcttcaaatcaattttactagctaaattccatgttttcttcatgattaaggtctacttttaattacataaccatttcaaagttctgcataaatcatttttcactaaattttcaaaagcaagtggtgctcactcaagcggaaatattttttgacagttatatcgtcatttgcttaaatggacttgtactaatgttaaaatgtggaaaaatcttcaggaaactacaaatgtataattttacaggattttttcaaagtgtaaacttttttttgatacgcactgtagaataaTAGCAAGTACTTGAAAACAGCTAAAATAGGCATAAAATAGACAATTACTGTCACAAACCTCATTACCACTTCAACCTGATTTGGAAGTTTCAACTATTTATGAAAACCTTTCTGTGGTATATCTCCACTTTAATGAAACATTTACTGTCTTTCTAGTTGCCTCTTAAAAGATGTACTACTAAACCTAATGAAATGAAACAGCCTTCcaagcaatcaattgcaagtttacatttttaatacaagttaaagttattttttttctagtgcATATCCACCTAAAACTATTCTTctgttcaaactttttttagTGACTTGGAATAGATTTGTAAAAGAATACACAAAAAAGTTGATGTTCTCAATATGTTAATTCTATTTTACAAAAAGCATTTGATATgccataaatattttttatgaatacattttgaaaatgatttttcacCTGAAGATATATCTCTGATGTTTTCTTTCAATACTAcgatattacaaaaatattttgctgaCATTTCTGACCTTGACGGAGGAGGTGCTGGTGAGGTATTGGTGATGATACGGGTCTTCCTTCCGTTTGATGATGGAGGTCTGTTGATGGGTGTGGCTGCTGGATTCAGGACAAAGCCTTGGCTTGATGGGGGTCTGGTACCAAGAGTGAAACCCTGGTTTGAAGGGGGTCTATCAAGACCATTTATTTGCTGTTTCtacaaaaatgtttatatagAAAGAAGTAAATTGGACAACTGTGAATGGATTGGAAATAACTCAAATATGGGGATAAGATATACAGATCCTCATTGTGCCATCAAAATTTTACTTCAttgccattttgaagaaaaggcaaaacaaaaacaaaaaaacatacaaacagATTTCACATACATATTACCTCTTTATAATACAAATTAGATTAAATGATGTGACATCTATTTCTCTATCATTGCAATGGTAAAggataaaaaattaaaaagaaaatatcatttttgtccACTGTCTTTGTCATCAGGTTTGCAGTGAAAATGTCTGTCAAATATTGTTAAACAATATCCTTAATCTGTCTGATTATTTGCAGTCTCATAGAGAACTCTATTTGTTACAATTCTATTATGCAACATAGATGtaaagacttaaaaaaaatcctaaaagCACAACTGCAAGGATATAagacattgggtgatttcaagtacggtattcggtgttggtgttgaaaagTCCACTGAACCGAGCTCCAACATCGAGCTGAGTTCAGAGGAACGATACTGATTGCTTTTATCGATAGCACATGACGTCACGCCTCTGCGCTGCTACATCATCTAAACTTCACGCGAGAAGTCTCGACGACGAAAATGAAATCGGAGAGAAATGCATCAAATTTTCATCGTACAGAATACAAATGCTTTAATTAATTCAAGAATTCGAAAGAGTGAACattattcttcatcaaaatatataaagctcAAATAATTTGAACTCATCTTAACGGTAAAAGTAAATTTTACGGGGATGTTTCATCGTGTTCGCCTCCTGTTCACGAGCTCGAGAttgccaacaccaacaccgaacttgaaatcatgattttcccaatccctgggggttggtgttggtgaatggggaaattgcacgtagatcgtcaacaccagccGCAGTGCTGCGTTTAGCAGACGATATTCAACACCATTCTTCAACACGAACTGCcggaaatacgtcatatttttcgaggtcaatcccaacaccagcctgATTTCAAATACGGTGTTgtggctggtgttggtgttgtcacaacaccagctttcaacaccgtacttgaaatcacccattgacaTTCAAGATGAATATCAGTCACTGACCTGTCTTCTCATCTCGATAATTTCCTCCTCTAAAGCCTTGaccttcttctctttctccatgACGATGATACGGAGCTGCTCCATGGCATTAGCTTCCCTCTGTGCATGTTGATGTAGGTTGTGGTGTTCACGTACCCGCTGCTCGACATTCTGCTTTTCTTTGTTACCCAACTCGTCCAATGACTGCTTCAACTGGCTCTGTTGTTTCTGTACATGTTCATTCCCCAAAATGAAATCATGGGTACAAGGTTTGATAATCAATTGGTGATTCTgtcacctctctctctccttttatcGTCTTTGCCAGGTGTTCTGCAAACTCTGGTccacaccaatttttttttactctctaTCTTGCATTATTCTTCCTTTTTAACTTTGTCATTATCTGACTCCTTATCCAATACattatcttttttcattttaagaatctgttagagaaaataaaaaatctgatGATAACAATCAAAGACAAAATATAAGATCCAAGACCTAGAAAAATTGGTATAAGTCGCTTGTTCATAGGATTTCTAATTGTTATTATTCAAGAACACTTCACAAGATCTTCACGAGATAACCAAATGAAGTGTTCCACTAATTTCTCAACAATTAATTTTCACCACTATTTGATTAAAATGCATAAGTATCATTTATGAGAACTCACCAAAAGGGCCTCAATGAGTTCATCATCATGTTTGCCTTTATCCATGCATCTAGCTACCTGTTGTTTGAGGCCTTTTATTTCTTCTGAGAGAACCTTGTTACGAGCTTTGCAGGCATCCATCTTGTTCTTCAACCTACCATGGTCTTCTTCCAAGGCTTTCAGTTCATTACTCACTCGCTGCAATGTAAAAACAACATCaattaaatattacaaaattctatgatgtaaaaaaaaaaaaccacatcTAAATGAAAGTAAATACCAAAAGTCTTCTGCTAGCGATTTGGAAGGAAATGCCAATGATCAACTCTGTTACATCATCAAGGACAAAGAGAAGAATATCAAGGCTTTAGAAGGCTCTTTCAAGATGTTTTCTAAAGCTGTTCATACCTTACACACAGCTTTACATTAAACTCTGTTAAATGTAAAATCCCAATTTTTTCCTGTTCTAAAATACTGGGTATGAATTTCTAAGAACCCTcatcaaattttgacaaatcATCATTGCAGTTTGTAAAGTAAGGAGCAACTTACAAATATTTTGACGAAACGACACCCAAGTATTGGATTGAAATACATATAGAGATAAATTACATGCAACTCACAAATCTTCATTGCCACTCAAGTATCAACTACTTCCCATATTGCTGAACACAATGAGAGGACATAACTTGATAATTGTTCGTAATGACTTTCATTCAATCACAAACACcactttttcagcattttttatgTAATCATAATTGATGATGAGAAGAGAAAGGGTTACTAGTCCTTTCTCTTCTCATCATTAATTATTTTAGCCTTCCATGTACCACTTTTTGTCTCTTCTGTGAAATGTAAAAATACTGGTAAAGACCATGAAAACTTAAGTATGTCAATTAAATTTCCCACTTGATTTTGCTTTTAGATTTATCTAACCTGTCTAATCTGCATGCCATGGGATATGAGGTTTTGAATTGTATATTCATATTATGCCAAATATCCTCAAATGGAAAATGTATTCAAACTCAGCTTcataagaaccccccccccccgccgatAGTATTATACCTTTCAAATATCAAATAGGTTCTCTGCATCCATCTTGAGTACACAAGGACACACACTAAGTAACATATAGTTTAAATGGGCAGTCATGCATATTACTAGGATTACTAAGCTGCTCGCCTTTTCTAAGACCATCACTCTCACTATTTTATGGACATGGCTCAAGTTCACGATGTAGTGTGGATAATTCTGCAACAAATTTTATAGCGCCAAATGACAAAATATGGTGAACTGTTTTGTGATTGGGTAAGACTCTTCAGTACAAAAAGGTTCTCACTTCTTTtgcttctctcttttctttctccagTTGTCTGACCCTGTTTCTCTGTTTCTCATCAATTGATGGCTTACTGGTCCTCTGTACTGGTGCAGAAAGGGGAGACATGCTAAGACCATCTTCAGTGATGTCCATGGTCATAAAACGATCCTCAAGGCTAAGTTCTGTATCAGGTCTCATGTTCTGTACCTGGTTGGTTTGCGACTTTAACCTTTCAAcctaaaaaatcaagcacataaCACAGGAAGCAAGGTCGTGAAATGATCCTCGGGCTCAGTTCTATTTCTCGCTTTGAAACTGGTTACAGTGTGAGTTTAGCATTTCAATCTGCCAGGAAATCACGGGCTTGACTGAAATTTCTGAAGAAATCAACTTCTATTCTGTGCCCCTTTATTTATGAAATCTCTAGTACAAACTGCTTTTCCATTGTTGAAACGTATGAGAAAAAGGATTGCAAGATTGGTAGATTACACTATACGGACAAGAGTGATGCCAGGGTATTTCATAATGAAGGTGGGCAAGACAATCTATAGGCAACATTACTTTAGAATAATATGGGTAATAATATGAAGTTATTATGATCCAGACTTATATTTCAATACTCTTATCCCttccccttttctccttttttgtgtTTATTCTTAATTACAGGAGGGGGATTACTCTTCAAGGTTCAATCCGAGGGGGGGGTATGCTTCCAAGAATACAGAtattgaatacaaaataatacatttactTCACCCGACTAAATCATATtgccctttttttcaaattgttcgAAGACAATTATAGAAAGTTAGTGAGATTCTAGTGACAAAGCACATGTTTCACATGCtggattgaaaaataaagactACCTTCTTTTGAAGCAATAGTATTTGTTGAGCTCGACCCTTCCATCCGCTAGGCTGGTTGAGCAATGACTGGATGTTTACATTGTCTCCAATCTCATTACTAAGGACCTTATGACATACTTTGAGTTCCTGTTTCATGCTGGCTATCTGTGTACGATATTCACCCATCTTAGCATTGGCCTGGCTGAGTTTATCCTGACTTGCCTTCAGCTCAGCCTGTACTGCAGCAGCCTGTTAGAATAACAGTGCAAAGAAACAggttttcatttcaataacaaaGATGTACAAATCTTGTGCtacagtcacatttcccctacaggtaccatacagcgagtcgaaaacagcagttttatctaatttcattcaaaccacCCACATGTAGGTGGTACAAAAATGGCTGTTTTAAACTTGCCATTTGTTTGGTGACCGTAGGAGAAATGTGACTGTGCCAACATGGTCATGCAATGTCAAAAGAAAGAACTTTCGAGATAACAGAAAAAAGTAATATAGTAATGAGAGTGAATAaaattacaatgtacatttctttgtccactcatcattttttttaatatagacTAGAAATGATGAAATTTGCATTTCACAAAAGAGTGAATTTGCAAGTTTGGCTGGGagaaaaagataaatataaattggattaaaaatgagaaaatcatCCAACTCATATCTGCAATTTCCTTCCAGAAATTATAGGATTTCTCATGGATTTACAAAATGACATCTAATACATACTTTTCCCAAATTTAAAACAGTGTCAGTAATTTCATTTTCCTATCTAGGCTTGCTGATGTAGAATGATAATGCTAAAATCATTGAGCTGTACAAGCACACCAGAGTTGGAAGCTCATCAAACATGAATGACTAATCGTGGTGACaaatcaaaaaaattatttcaatatttttccatAATTGATTTAGATTCATTCAAATAGATGTATTTTAACACCAGaatttatacccaattttaaaatactcactttgaaaaaaaaaaagaaatctgcaATATCCATTAAGTCATTAGGCTGCTAAAGCAATTATTCTAATTTCTTGAGAGAGTGTGAATTGAATTTGTTGTAAAATCCACAATAGAGTTAAAGTAGACaaccgaagaatcaaaagtattttataatgtctttttgtggtcatcattataaaggggaagtattactaatcagatatataacttcactttttaaaatagtgattagagtttgcagaaatcagctctcaaaaatgacttattttcatggcatatttctgccttcgttcgtcctctggcgagctccagctgagtgacgtcacaccaagagcagtgagcagctgagctgacagcagcccattgaagacgatctttccaatcagcgttttttgctcttagaattgtttattcctcacaagattggtcttattacatagataaaagtttgaattttctgaacagtaaaatgaaatgcacatttaacatattttggtaaccgatatttagcttagaaaaaattatttgttttcaagaaatatacgtgaataaacaaagcatattttcacttagaaatcatgcttgcaccacattgatattattatcaatataaaacatagacattcgtcttcacggctgaataaaaattatgaaatttaattacgtagcaagttcaggaaccacaaaaaaacacggcaatatccatcgcgaaatgattggaattgcagttggattgccgaagcattgcgaggcaacagcagcgaacgcactttgtttatatatcattatgaacCCGGCAGCGATGGAGAAACGGTCTGTGGACAAATCTGTACGCACGTAGTTTTTTTACGAGTGCGGGGATCCTGGTTCgaaactctttgattttttttggttcgggatttttttttttttttcaattatattccTTCCCCGTTCCTAccagctcttttttctctttttttttcatgtgggATTCTGTTCAGTCCTGTATTTAGtaaatcttacttcttaattgctgctttttattttcaagttagATTCTCTAGGCCTACTTTGGGCAGCGACTCCCTCACGGTAgtcacttaagaaccaagtttgaaaggacactcgtaaaattacgtcactctcgccgatgaatattcattagatcgtggtcgtgcgtgttcaatacaaactctctgcatgcatgcactcagtgtgtattgaacacgcacgaccacgatctaatgaatattcatcggagtgacgtaattttacgagtatcctttcaaacttggttcttaagtgcctaccggtaccctcactcactcactgactgGAGTGGAGCAACACAATGACGAATGCAGTagacaaaatcggtctttacagtccacaattcaataaaaacgggcaaaggaacacagttctgattcacgtttggtctgaagttgtcgaaaacagaaattgaatatcacattacatgaagaaaacggtatattcggaagatattgaacaggtcagtaaggtgattcagtgcatgatgcacagagagCTGATGAGCTCgtcgattgtgtgacgtcattattctcgaccgttttcggctgcgtgattgtcggtctggggggctgagaagggtgtctaataatttcatttcttgcatttccacgacatctataagactttttagtgatatatttgtgtataaaaagacaatacctttccatccatatataatttgtctataatcatcactttcgtgaattttcttcgtGTGTATACTTTAAGTACTACACTCTAATGTTGATCAAAAACTGCAAACCTTTTCATACCTGTTCTTCTGTAGGGCTTGGTGGTCTTGGCTTACTAGAACCTCGACTAAtctataaaaaagtaaaattgaaaGTACATTAATACACAAAAGATCAAAATGCACATATGTGACAGTTACTGATTCCTTGAcatagttgatttgaataatagctaaagtaaaaatgaaaggTCAACAAAACA
It includes:
- the LOC121411029 gene encoding coiled-coil domain-containing protein 13-like; amino-acid sequence: MDEGDSTLRQQFQVLQEQQQKKLMRMKQRQEGKVAKKGASSKSEDVKGGESHLNGFGVQDDLCLKLSDPVTKNAMYQEHMNEELSDNIRELKDETGRLYKLLSERDYEIRKLKKQREQDRLALGGGGVANESAATRIVELSKKSRELTSELESEKTKNRQLTRKVRDLEIEISRGSSKPRPPSPTEEQAAAVQAELKASQDKLSQANAKMGEYRTQIASMKQELKVCHKVLSNEIGDNVNIQSLLNQPSGWKGRAQQILLLQKKVERLKSQTNQVQNMRPDTELSLEDRFMTMDITEDGLSMSPLSAPVQRTSKPSIDEKQRNRVRQLEKEKREAKERVSNELKALEEDHGRLKNKMDACKARNKVLSEEIKGLKQQVARCMDKGKHDDELIEALLKQQSQLKQSLDELGNKEKQNVEQRVREHHNLHQHAQREANAMEQLRIIVMEKEKKVKALEEEIIEMRRQKQQINGLDRPPSNQGFTLGTRPPSSQGFVLNPAATPINRPPSSNGRKTRIITNTSPAPPPSRQGSRTLSQMSNRSGSRQSIGDADLPPRGSPLRSVRPASTGSLASSYSHEAIDSLKLQCQELQSLSQAADVEREKLLELVAVLQKRLEESATKAADSQNNLHELKQKNVWLEKQLGRAKMESGKGGKTSSALIMNKSSTGLLGVEELLKDGIPISQDSIDSLQQRLAIQVDENDALKIALQSTLKAKEEDLKLYHQMMDQTKKVFLQGLRQFRQTSSTQQQSS